In Methylacidiphilum infernorum V4, a single window of DNA contains:
- a CDS encoding outer membrane protein has protein sequence MNSFYAQLRGKCLWQTLVRSLFMSVASFICCFCLNGQEIPVIDSNPQALAQSEGDSTATQGSSSSTTDSSSSPSTVSSPNDSSSSSSSDTQAQAQAQGGVANPYVAQPSQAESTPNVETKEQPGSKNPKEISKEEVLGPKTGIYFGVFGGAAFPMSNGISALNSPPLFSAGGQTHGDTAGVGGVQVGYNFSGYKLDSQGKYWLQPAAQFEAYYIGQENISSTLVGGVAGTPMTHTPYAFNTELNMGIFVADGLIRFVNPTKIVPYLGGGIGGAYLASSGTNMIAPNGANLLFGHSYSQGAFVGQGLAGVQYNFTDHWSAFIEYKILWIKETEFSYLMFSGNSMLIKYPQSFNMALGGIRYNF, from the coding sequence ATGAATTCTTTTTATGCACAGCTCAGAGGGAAGTGCCTGTGGCAGACCCTTGTAAGATCTTTATTCATGAGTGTTGCTTCTTTTATTTGTTGTTTTTGCCTCAATGGGCAGGAAATACCCGTTATCGATTCCAATCCCCAGGCTTTAGCTCAATCTGAAGGAGATTCCACAGCGACGCAGGGGAGCTCTTCCTCGACGACCGATTCTTCTTCCAGTCCATCAACTGTCTCTTCGCCTAATGATTCTTCATCCTCCTCTTCTTCAGACACCCAGGCCCAGGCCCAGGCTCAAGGAGGGGTTGCCAATCCTTACGTAGCCCAACCCTCCCAAGCGGAGAGCACGCCGAATGTAGAGACCAAGGAACAACCGGGGAGTAAGAATCCTAAAGAAATCAGTAAAGAAGAAGTTTTAGGTCCTAAAACAGGTATTTACTTTGGGGTTTTTGGAGGAGCCGCTTTCCCCATGAGCAATGGGATCAGTGCCTTGAATTCACCCCCTCTTTTTTCTGCAGGAGGTCAGACCCATGGGGATACCGCCGGGGTTGGTGGGGTCCAGGTGGGATATAATTTTTCCGGTTACAAATTGGATTCCCAAGGGAAATATTGGCTGCAGCCTGCAGCTCAATTTGAAGCCTATTATATCGGGCAAGAAAATATTTCTTCAACCCTGGTTGGCGGGGTAGCGGGGACCCCGATGACCCATACGCCTTATGCCTTTAATACCGAGTTGAACATGGGGATATTCGTTGCCGATGGTTTGATTCGCTTTGTGAATCCTACCAAAATCGTTCCCTATCTGGGTGGAGGAATTGGAGGAGCTTACTTAGCCTCTTCGGGGACCAACATGATAGCACCCAATGGAGCCAATCTCTTATTCGGGCATAGTTATTCCCAGGGAGCCTTTGTAGGGCAAGGACTTGCAGGAGTTCAGTACAATTTTACCGATCATTGGAGTGCATTCATTGAATATAAGATCCTTTGGATCAAGGAAACCGAGTTTTCTTATCTCATGTTTAGCGGCAATTCTATGTTGATCAAGTATCCCCAGTCTTTTAACATGGCCCTTGGGGGAATCCGTTATAATTTCTAA
- a CDS encoding dienelactone hydrolase family protein: protein MKKGWSTLCLFLYLICKSMGEQPVLPAIHSSWEKIKGRDGSFFEAYRSQPQEPKGGILLFMEAFGVNAHIQSVARRLAAQGYLVLAPDLYHRVRPRWEGKYDEFPLARQFLKTLTISGLQSDIYGCYEWLSTKGNFPSSRIGAVGFCLGGKVAFLAAESLPIAAAVCYYGGGIGELLNQAQQIRGGLLFFWGSQDPHIPLEERLKTATRLNKENKSFIQVEFSRATHGFFCEERESYNKDAAQLSWMITLAFLQDQLGLKKQED, encoded by the coding sequence ATGAAAAAAGGATGGTCAACTCTTTGTCTTTTCCTCTATTTAATCTGTAAAAGTATGGGAGAACAACCTGTTTTGCCGGCTATTCATTCCTCTTGGGAAAAGATCAAAGGCAGGGATGGAAGCTTTTTTGAAGCTTACCGAAGCCAACCCCAGGAACCTAAAGGTGGTATCTTGTTGTTCATGGAAGCTTTTGGGGTCAATGCCCACATACAGAGCGTGGCCCGAAGACTAGCGGCCCAAGGCTACTTAGTTCTTGCTCCGGATCTCTACCACAGGGTTCGTCCCCGGTGGGAAGGCAAATACGACGAGTTTCCCCTGGCTCGCCAATTTTTAAAAACTTTGACGATATCCGGACTTCAGTCCGATATTTACGGCTGCTACGAGTGGCTGAGTACAAAAGGGAACTTTCCATCCAGCCGTATTGGAGCCGTTGGATTCTGTCTTGGAGGGAAAGTCGCATTTCTTGCCGCCGAATCTCTTCCTATTGCAGCAGCCGTTTGTTATTACGGGGGAGGTATTGGAGAGCTCTTAAACCAAGCCCAACAGATTAGAGGCGGTCTTTTGTTTTTCTGGGGCAGCCAAGACCCTCATATCCCCCTTGAAGAAAGATTGAAAACGGCAACTCGGCTCAATAAAGAGAACAAGTCCTTTATCCAGGTCGAATTCTCGAGAGCAACGCATGGTTTCTTTTGTGAGGAAAGGGAAAGTTACAACAAAGACGCAGCCCAGCTTTCCTGGATGATCACCTTGGCATTTTTGCAAGATCAATTGGGTCTCAAAAAGCAAGAAGATTAA
- a CDS encoding glycosyltransferase family 2 protein, translating into MHFPLVSIGIPVYNGERFLKAAIESALGQTYPSKEIIVVDNGSIDQTAQIIKSYSQDIKAFFIDQRNVSKARNTILYESQGEWIQYLDADDFLDKEKIFNHFKEDQQCHEKIDVYFGSIIEEQWNESQDIAYIAPKDISFPDVFVRWYKRKNPNVGCCLFRKDFLIELGGWNENLLYGSEDNELYMRIFQHGFNCRSTPSAKIYYRANWSSTTFSKRHPLEVMRTEISLFDTMTNWLHQQKILNEERKNAACEAYYKVLKIIALKRPFEAISHYERINKEGLLPLAHWVKQNEKKFPYNILGFSGSSILRSKLSRLREIEKFIRKKIVSRP; encoded by the coding sequence ATGCATTTTCCCCTAGTTTCTATCGGCATTCCGGTTTATAACGGTGAAAGATTTTTAAAAGCAGCCATTGAAAGTGCCCTGGGTCAAACTTATCCCTCAAAAGAAATTATCGTGGTCGACAACGGTTCTATTGACCAAACAGCCCAGATCATCAAATCCTACAGCCAAGATATCAAAGCTTTTTTTATTGACCAGCGAAACGTATCTAAAGCGCGAAACACCATTCTTTATGAAAGCCAAGGAGAATGGATCCAATATCTTGATGCGGATGACTTCCTCGATAAGGAAAAAATCTTCAACCATTTTAAAGAAGATCAACAATGTCACGAAAAAATTGATGTTTATTTTGGTTCGATTATCGAGGAACAATGGAATGAATCTCAAGACATAGCCTACATCGCCCCCAAAGATATTTCCTTTCCCGATGTTTTTGTAAGATGGTACAAGAGAAAAAATCCCAACGTAGGATGCTGCCTGTTCAGGAAAGATTTTCTTATCGAGCTTGGGGGATGGAATGAAAACCTCCTTTACGGCAGTGAAGACAACGAACTCTACATGCGGATTTTTCAACACGGCTTTAATTGCCGTTCTACTCCCTCAGCCAAAATTTATTATAGGGCGAACTGGTCATCTACTACGTTTTCCAAGCGTCATCCCCTGGAAGTGATGAGAACAGAAATTTCTCTTTTTGATACCATGACCAATTGGCTGCATCAACAGAAGATCTTAAATGAAGAAAGAAAAAATGCGGCTTGCGAAGCCTACTACAAGGTATTAAAAATCATCGCCCTAAAACGGCCTTTTGAAGCAATAAGCCATTACGAAAGAATAAACAAGGAAGGCCTTCTTCCTCTTGCACACTGGGTAAAGCAAAATGAAAAGAAATTCCCCTACAACATCTTAGGTTTTTCTGGCAGTAGCATTTTAAGAAGCAAGCTTTCACGCTTAAGAGAAATAGAAAAATTTATAAGAAAAAAAATCGTGAGTAGACCATAG
- a CDS encoding FkbM family methyltransferase, with translation MRYFENWPLYFNYRRSVKKGQERDYSTVLHFRTRNRFILGVPVYRMHLFEEIFACHIYWPSFWGKPLDNKNPIVIDIGANIGLFSFFALCLFPGARIIAIEPIEENFSWLKDTIEANKLSSLVSLRQCALSSQRGFVDLYLHEEGHFPIFSSILSVTDRKIPVPTKTLVDIFEEEKIDRCDWIKLDCEGAEYEILYNCPGSLFKTIHRLSIEAHRGEKPGHTAETLQMFLTKKGYVVKRKDISEQSSMIYALQT, from the coding sequence ATGCGATATTTTGAAAACTGGCCTCTTTATTTTAATTACCGCAGAAGTGTAAAAAAAGGCCAAGAAAGAGATTATTCTACCGTTCTTCATTTTAGAACCAGGAACCGTTTTATATTGGGGGTTCCGGTATATCGAATGCATCTTTTTGAAGAAATATTTGCCTGTCACATCTATTGGCCAAGCTTTTGGGGAAAGCCGTTGGACAATAAAAACCCCATTGTCATCGATATTGGAGCAAATATAGGTCTTTTTTCATTCTTTGCTTTATGCCTTTTTCCCGGTGCCCGTATCATCGCTATAGAGCCGATAGAAGAAAATTTTTCATGGCTTAAGGATACAATCGAAGCCAACAAGTTAAGTTCTCTTGTGAGCTTAAGACAGTGCGCCTTGAGTTCGCAGCGCGGCTTTGTAGATCTTTACCTACACGAAGAAGGACATTTTCCCATTTTTAGTTCCATCCTATCCGTTACCGATCGTAAAATTCCGGTTCCCACGAAAACCCTGGTCGACATTTTCGAAGAGGAAAAAATCGACCGTTGTGATTGGATTAAACTGGACTGTGAAGGCGCTGAGTATGAAATTCTTTATAACTGCCCCGGATCCCTGTTCAAAACGATACATCGACTCAGCATAGAAGCCCATAGGGGGGAAAAACCCGGTCATACGGCTGAAACCCTGCAAATGTTTTTAACTAAGAAAGGCTACGTAGTGAAAAGAAAAGACATAAGCGAACAATCCAGCATGATCTATGCCTTGCAAACTTGA
- a CDS encoding PQQ-dependent sugar dehydrogenase: MIKIISKVMKDNREKIQAVFFLLLLLWTSPSFCKVYVEKLLPKKIEIELEKLPQAEVKGSDNWPQILPPPTKAVLNLPEGFTVNLFAKGLDNPRWFALTPSGDVLVAESYSGRIKLLKDTDKDGQADEITLFGDVSNGLHLPFGMAFSKDSFYVANTDGVLEFAYKEGQTKLEGRGRKILSLPGGGNHWSRSLAFSPDGQSLFITVGSKTNVDEDPPPRASILHYKLKSKNYELYATGLRNPVGLAFHPITAALYTTVNERDWLGDDLVPDYLTRVEKGDFFGWPYCYFSPQFIDPRWKKKIGGTKAEELIKKTKKPDVFFESHSAALGLAFAPPDAPLPEHYRKGAFVALHGSWNRKQATGYKIVYVPFGEDNKPKGYYEDFMTGFLLNPNPSKTWGRPAGLIFLPDGSLLLADDGNNVIYRISYEGR; this comes from the coding sequence GTGATCAAAATAATCTCCAAGGTCATGAAGGATAACAGGGAAAAAATACAGGCTGTTTTCTTTCTTCTTCTTCTTTTGTGGACTAGCCCTTCCTTCTGCAAGGTTTACGTGGAAAAGTTGCTTCCCAAAAAGATCGAAATTGAGTTAGAAAAACTCCCCCAAGCCGAGGTTAAAGGGTCAGACAACTGGCCTCAAATTCTTCCACCGCCTACGAAGGCGGTCCTCAATCTTCCCGAAGGTTTCACGGTCAACCTATTCGCCAAGGGATTAGACAACCCTCGGTGGTTTGCCTTGACTCCTTCTGGAGATGTTCTTGTTGCCGAATCTTATTCAGGTCGAATCAAGCTGCTTAAAGATACCGACAAAGATGGACAAGCCGATGAAATCACCCTTTTTGGGGATGTTTCCAACGGGTTGCATTTGCCTTTTGGCATGGCCTTTAGCAAAGATAGTTTTTATGTAGCTAATACCGATGGAGTTCTAGAATTTGCCTATAAAGAGGGGCAAACAAAGCTCGAAGGTCGAGGGAGAAAAATTCTTTCTCTTCCCGGAGGAGGAAATCATTGGAGCCGCAGCTTAGCTTTTTCTCCAGACGGTCAATCCCTGTTTATAACGGTAGGTTCAAAAACCAACGTGGATGAAGATCCTCCTCCCCGGGCTTCGATTCTTCACTATAAGCTTAAATCGAAAAACTATGAACTCTACGCTACCGGTCTCAGGAATCCCGTGGGTCTAGCTTTCCATCCGATAACAGCCGCCTTGTATACCACGGTAAACGAAAGGGATTGGCTCGGCGACGATCTTGTGCCCGATTACTTGACTCGGGTCGAAAAAGGAGATTTCTTCGGCTGGCCCTACTGTTATTTCAGCCCGCAGTTTATCGATCCGCGGTGGAAAAAGAAAATCGGAGGGACAAAAGCCGAAGAGCTGATCAAAAAGACCAAAAAGCCCGACGTTTTTTTTGAAAGCCACTCTGCAGCCCTAGGGTTAGCCTTTGCTCCCCCGGATGCTCCATTACCCGAGCATTACAGGAAGGGGGCTTTTGTAGCCCTTCATGGTTCCTGGAACAGGAAACAAGCCACAGGCTACAAGATCGTCTACGTCCCCTTTGGAGAAGATAACAAGCCCAAGGGTTACTACGAGGACTTCATGACAGGATTCCTGCTCAATCCCAATCCCTCAAAAACTTGGGGAAGGCCTGCTGGGCTGATCTTTCTTCCCGACGGCAGCCTTCTGCTCGCCGACGACGGCAACAATGTTATCTATAGGATCAGCTATGAGGGTCGATAA
- a CDS encoding YbhB/YbcL family Raf kinase inhibitor-like protein, with product MKLSSPDFENGKPLPQFCAYHGANRSPELKFEDIPQNTKSLALIMDDPDAPRGTWVHWVLWNIPAETRIIKKGETPPGAVAGRNDFGNTQFDGPAPPSGIHRYYFRAYALDSSLALPKGSTKAELLKKMHGHVLASAELMGTFAASR from the coding sequence ATGAAGTTGTCATCTCCAGATTTTGAAAACGGCAAACCCCTGCCTCAGTTTTGTGCTTACCATGGAGCGAACCGCTCCCCCGAACTCAAATTTGAAGACATCCCTCAGAACACAAAGTCCTTGGCCTTGATCATGGACGATCCCGATGCCCCACGGGGAACATGGGTACACTGGGTTCTATGGAACATCCCTGCAGAGACTCGAATAATCAAGAAAGGAGAAACTCCTCCCGGCGCTGTTGCAGGCAGGAACGATTTTGGCAACACCCAGTTCGATGGACCCGCTCCCCCTTCCGGAATACATCGGTATTATTTTCGGGCCTATGCCCTAGACAGTTCCCTGGCTCTGCCAAAAGGATCGACCAAGGCGGAGTTGCTCAAGAAAATGCATGGCCATGTATTAGCCTCGGCTGAATTAATGGGAACATTTGCCGCTTCCCGGTAA
- a CDS encoding rhodanese-like domain-containing protein encodes MKRSISLKNKILFIFFFVLFFVPLNPSFYGENVKKDVFGTESEEPEIAPSDPWKKEDLLSTQALAEVLRQEAKKDKLILLHVGFSFLYKAGHIPGSIYVGSAKDPEGILSLKEKSLQFSKESLIVIYCGCCPWHQCPNIRPAFNALKEEGFQNLKILFIPHDFAQDWIRKGYPVEKGM; translated from the coding sequence TTGAAAAGAAGTATTTCTTTAAAGAATAAAATCCTTTTTATCTTTTTTTTCGTCCTTTTTTTTGTTCCATTGAACCCTTCTTTTTATGGAGAAAACGTAAAAAAGGATGTTTTCGGCACGGAGAGTGAAGAACCGGAGATCGCGCCAAGCGATCCTTGGAAAAAGGAGGATCTTTTGAGCACTCAAGCTCTTGCAGAAGTTTTGAGACAAGAAGCAAAAAAAGATAAATTAATTCTGCTCCACGTAGGCTTTTCTTTCCTTTATAAGGCAGGTCATATTCCCGGGTCTATCTACGTTGGATCAGCTAAAGATCCTGAAGGAATACTGTCTTTAAAGGAAAAATCCCTACAATTTTCTAAAGAAAGTCTCATCGTTATCTATTGCGGTTGTTGTCCGTGGCATCAGTGTCCCAATATTCGTCCAGCCTTTAATGCCCTTAAAGAGGAAGGATTTCAAAACCTTAAAATTTTATTTATTCCCCATGATTTTGCCCAGGATTGGATCCGGAAAGGTTATCCCGTAGAAAAAGGAATGTGA
- a CDS encoding DUF4242 domain-containing protein, whose product MPRYVIEREIPGAGNLTVDQLAQISAKSCSILDKMGPQIQWIESYVTGDKIYCIYIAPDEKAIREHAEKGGFPANRIAEIKNIISPFTAKK is encoded by the coding sequence ATGCCTAGATATGTAATCGAAAGAGAAATTCCCGGAGCGGGAAACTTAACGGTTGATCAACTCGCCCAAATATCTGCAAAGTCCTGCTCGATTCTTGATAAGATGGGCCCTCAAATTCAATGGATAGAAAGCTATGTTACCGGAGATAAAATCTACTGCATTTACATCGCTCCGGATGAAAAAGCGATCCGCGAACACGCCGAAAAAGGAGGATTTCCCGCTAACCGGATAGCGGAAATTAAAAATATCATCTCTCCTTTTACGGCTAAAAAATAA
- a CDS encoding ammonium transporter, producing the protein MKNPTSTVLIDRSRPKLEAFIFLAILAAIVLIALGISFSNKQPSGALAQSSSASPPPPSLEQRVAGLEAYITNSDPSGSKIAGSPGPGHNAWLLTSTALVLFMTLPGLALFYGGLVRSKNILSVLAQCFGITGLVAVLWWAVGYSLVFGTNLSGSPLGYFLGGTEYFFLKGVDSMPNTNYSFWVSQNVFCMFQMMFAVITPALIMGGIAERMKYSAVLIFITLWMLFVYFPQAHMVWGASGLMNGVFNAGAKIPAIDFAGGTVVHMTSGWSALILALLLGKRKGYGTEPMIPNNMAYCMTGAAILWIGWYGFNAGSAVAADGIAANAFLTTTMATAVASLTWPMLEYTIKGTPTVLGFSTGAVAGLVAITPACGFVNTTGAVVIGLAAGIIPYFACSVLKPLLKYDDALDAFGVHGVGGMLGAFLTGVFATATVNGNLLSEAVAKKNGLAAAVTGGTLWLAQLKAILITIVIATLASLIIGFIVKSLVGLRVEEEVEQQGLDIVEHGEQGYSI; encoded by the coding sequence ATGAAAAATCCAACTTCTACTGTTCTTATCGATCGAAGTCGTCCAAAATTGGAAGCTTTTATTTTTTTAGCGATACTTGCGGCCATCGTGCTTATTGCTCTTGGAATATCTTTTTCAAACAAGCAGCCGTCAGGAGCTTTAGCCCAATCCTCCTCTGCTTCCCCTCCTCCTCCGTCCTTAGAGCAACGGGTTGCAGGTCTCGAAGCTTATATCACCAATAGCGATCCTTCGGGAAGCAAAATCGCGGGAAGTCCTGGTCCAGGGCATAATGCCTGGCTCTTGACCTCCACGGCCTTAGTTCTTTTTATGACCCTTCCCGGTCTCGCCCTTTTCTACGGGGGGCTCGTTCGGTCGAAAAACATCCTTTCGGTCCTTGCCCAATGTTTCGGGATCACGGGACTTGTAGCCGTGCTTTGGTGGGCTGTAGGCTATAGTCTTGTTTTTGGGACAAACCTTTCGGGTAGTCCCCTTGGTTACTTCCTAGGAGGAACGGAATACTTTTTCCTCAAGGGAGTGGATTCGATGCCCAATACGAACTATTCCTTTTGGGTTTCCCAAAATGTCTTTTGCATGTTCCAGATGATGTTCGCCGTTATAACCCCGGCATTGATCATGGGAGGAATAGCCGAAAGGATGAAATATTCAGCCGTTTTAATTTTTATTACCCTTTGGATGCTTTTTGTCTATTTTCCCCAAGCGCACATGGTTTGGGGAGCAAGCGGCCTTATGAACGGGGTCTTTAATGCAGGAGCGAAAATTCCGGCAATCGATTTCGCCGGAGGTACCGTAGTGCACATGACTTCGGGCTGGTCTGCCCTCATATTAGCTCTTCTCCTTGGTAAGAGAAAAGGCTATGGGACAGAACCGATGATTCCCAACAACATGGCCTATTGTATGACGGGAGCTGCAATACTCTGGATCGGATGGTATGGATTTAACGCGGGCAGTGCCGTAGCCGCAGATGGGATTGCCGCTAATGCTTTTTTGACTACAACGATGGCCACGGCAGTGGCTTCTCTCACCTGGCCCATGCTCGAATACACTATAAAAGGTACACCGACCGTTCTAGGCTTTTCAACAGGAGCTGTAGCCGGCCTTGTGGCTATTACTCCTGCTTGCGGCTTTGTCAACACCACTGGAGCAGTTGTTATCGGCCTGGCTGCAGGTATAATCCCCTATTTTGCTTGCTCTGTGCTTAAACCCCTTCTCAAGTACGATGATGCACTCGATGCCTTTGGAGTTCATGGAGTGGGAGGAATGCTTGGAGCTTTTTTAACCGGTGTTTTTGCCACGGCGACGGTCAACGGCAATTTACTCAGCGAGGCGGTAGCCAAGAAAAACGGCCTAGCCGCAGCGGTAACCGGTGGCACCCTATGGCTTGCCCAGCTTAAGGCTATACTCATAACCATCGTTATCGCTACCTTGGCTTCGTTGATTATTGGCTTTATCGTGAAATCCCTGGTGGGACTAAGGGTAGAGGAAGAAGTTGAACAACAGGGTTTGGACATTGTGGAACATGGGGAACAGGGCTACTCGATCTGA